The proteins below are encoded in one region of Tomitella fengzijianii:
- a CDS encoding Gfo/Idh/MocA family protein, which produces MTPAPAGHCAPPLRIGILGVARISGEAVVLPARALGHRLVAVASRDRARAEFFAGLCGVERVHDTYEDVLADPEVDAVYLPLPPALHANWTLAALAAGKHVLCEKPLAATEDEAQRVRSAAHRAGLVVHEAYHHLCHPLWERIASLLAMPPSIVESALGASRSVRVDLSMPPPGPDDPRWSRTLGGGALLDLGCYGLQIAHLLGAVCGGAPAVESASARLAGTGRSADGHRTPVDASVTVVLRYPGGAHAQVHASIAAASSRHRLRVDGRDGRLEADGILLPHLGGSLVVHRNGAPEAAGDTTALFTGPTTYTRQLARFAAHVRDGAPMPFGWSLDDAVAVARLTDDVRAAAGLAAP; this is translated from the coding sequence GTGACACCGGCGCCCGCCGGCCACTGCGCGCCGCCGCTGCGCATCGGCATCCTGGGGGTCGCCCGGATCTCGGGCGAGGCCGTCGTGCTGCCCGCCCGGGCGCTCGGGCACCGCCTGGTGGCCGTCGCATCACGCGACCGGGCGCGCGCGGAGTTCTTCGCCGGGCTGTGCGGGGTGGAGCGCGTCCACGACACCTACGAGGACGTGCTCGCGGACCCGGAGGTCGACGCCGTCTATCTCCCGCTGCCGCCGGCCCTGCACGCGAATTGGACCCTCGCCGCGCTCGCCGCCGGGAAACACGTGCTGTGCGAGAAGCCGCTCGCGGCCACCGAGGATGAGGCGCAACGCGTCCGGTCGGCCGCGCACCGCGCCGGCCTCGTCGTGCACGAGGCGTATCACCACCTCTGCCATCCGCTGTGGGAGCGCATCGCGTCGCTTCTCGCGATGCCGCCGAGCATCGTAGAGAGCGCCCTCGGCGCATCTCGTTCCGTGCGGGTGGATCTGTCGATGCCGCCGCCCGGCCCGGACGATCCGCGCTGGTCCCGGACCCTGGGCGGCGGCGCGCTGCTGGACCTCGGCTGCTACGGGCTGCAGATCGCGCACCTGCTAGGGGCCGTGTGCGGCGGTGCGCCGGCGGTGGAATCGGCGTCGGCCCGGCTCGCCGGCACGGGGCGCTCCGCAGACGGGCACCGCACCCCGGTCGACGCGTCCGTCACCGTGGTTCTGCGCTACCCCGGCGGCGCGCACGCGCAGGTGCACGCGTCCATCGCCGCCGCGTCGTCGCGCCACCGGCTCCGCGTCGACGGGCGCGACGGCAGGCTCGAGGCCGACGGGATCCTGCTTCCACACCTCGGCGGCTCCCTGGTCGTCCACAGGAACGGCGCGCCGGAGGCCGCCGGGGACACGACCGCGTTGTTCACCGGGCCTACCACCTACACCCGCCAGCTGGCCCGGTTCGCGGCGCATGTCCGCGACGGTGCGCCGATGCCGTTCGGCTGGTCGCTCGACGACGCGGTGGCCGTCGCGCGCCTGACGGACGACGTTCGCGCCGCCGCTGGGCTCGCCGCGCCCTAG
- the acnA gene encoding aconitate hydratase yields MSEDSFGARDELEVDGARYEVFRVDKVRGSERLPYSLKVLLENLLRNEDGHLVTRAQIDALAQWDPASTANPEIQFSPARVLMQDFTGVPCVVDLVAMRDAMTALGGDPKKINPLIPTELVIDHSVIADEFASVDAARINSDLEFERNKERYQLLRWGQGAFDDFLVVPPDTGICHQVNLEYLGRGVFTRDNADGTATAYPDSLVGTDSHTPMINGLGVVGWGVGGIEAEAAMLGQPMSMLIPQVVGLKLTGEPQPGTTATDVVLTVAELLRKTGVVGKFVEFYGPGVANVPLANRATLGNMSPEYGSTVSIFPIDQVTLDYMRLTGRPEWRIKLVEAYAKMQGMWHDPDREPEFSEKVELDLSTIRPSIAGPKRPQDRIPLTHSKRAVKQLLHGEETAKVIDEVQAVGLDEASFESFPASDPVAIVEDHNVAPPVEVDIDGPAPDYPSNPTKVTMPGGDDFTVDNGHVIIAAITSCTNTSNPSVMIGAALLAKKAVERGLTSKPWVKTTLAPGSRVVTDYFERSGLTPYLDKLGFNLVGYGCTTCIGNSGPLLGPVADAIDQGDLNVAAVLSGNRNFEGRIHPQSRMNFLASPPLVVAYALAGSMLVDLTSDPLGTDSDGEPVYLRDIWPDEAEVEKVISESIEASMFTDGYSDVYAGDDNWKSLPEATSEVFEWKDDSTYIRRPPYFDGMARAAEPVRDIAGARVLAKLGDSVTTDHISPAGAIRRDGPAGSYLQEHGVEPRSFNSYGSRRGNHEVMIRGTFANIRLRNELVPGVEGGVTRYLPTGEQMSIFDAAEKYEADGTPLVVLAGAEYGSGSSRDWAAKGTLLLGVRAVIAQSFERIHRSNLIGMGVLPLEFPEGESIESLGLTGEEEFAITGIEGADSGEFPRTVTVRAGDTEFIAKVRIDTPAEASYYRHGGILQYVLRQLMEA; encoded by the coding sequence ATGAGCGAGGACAGCTTCGGGGCGCGGGACGAGCTGGAGGTCGACGGCGCGCGGTACGAGGTCTTCCGAGTGGACAAGGTGCGCGGGTCGGAGCGCCTGCCCTACAGCCTCAAGGTGCTGCTGGAGAACCTGCTGCGCAACGAGGACGGCCACCTGGTCACCCGGGCGCAGATCGACGCGCTCGCGCAGTGGGATCCCGCGTCCACCGCCAACCCGGAGATCCAGTTCTCCCCCGCCCGCGTGCTCATGCAGGACTTCACCGGCGTTCCGTGCGTGGTGGACCTCGTCGCGATGCGCGACGCGATGACCGCACTCGGCGGCGACCCGAAGAAGATCAACCCGCTCATCCCCACCGAGCTCGTGATCGACCACTCCGTGATCGCCGACGAGTTCGCCTCGGTCGACGCGGCCCGGATCAACTCCGACCTGGAGTTCGAGCGCAACAAGGAGCGTTACCAGCTGCTGCGCTGGGGGCAGGGCGCTTTCGACGACTTCCTCGTGGTCCCCCCGGACACCGGGATCTGCCACCAGGTCAATCTGGAGTACCTGGGCCGCGGCGTGTTCACCCGCGACAACGCCGACGGCACCGCCACCGCCTACCCCGACAGTCTCGTCGGCACCGACTCGCACACCCCGATGATCAACGGGCTCGGCGTGGTCGGCTGGGGCGTGGGCGGCATCGAGGCGGAGGCGGCCATGCTCGGCCAGCCCATGTCCATGCTCATCCCGCAGGTGGTGGGCCTCAAACTCACCGGCGAGCCGCAGCCGGGCACCACGGCGACCGACGTGGTGCTCACCGTCGCCGAGCTGCTGCGCAAGACCGGCGTGGTGGGCAAGTTCGTCGAGTTCTACGGTCCCGGCGTGGCCAACGTGCCCCTGGCCAACCGCGCCACCCTCGGCAACATGAGCCCCGAGTACGGCTCCACCGTGTCGATCTTCCCCATCGACCAGGTCACCCTGGACTACATGCGCCTCACCGGCCGGCCCGAGTGGCGGATCAAGCTGGTCGAGGCCTACGCCAAGATGCAGGGGATGTGGCACGATCCGGACCGCGAGCCGGAGTTCAGCGAGAAGGTCGAGCTGGACCTGTCCACCATCCGGCCGTCGATCGCCGGCCCCAAGCGGCCCCAGGACCGCATCCCGCTGACCCACTCCAAGCGCGCCGTCAAGCAGCTGCTGCACGGCGAGGAGACGGCGAAGGTCATCGACGAGGTGCAGGCCGTGGGCCTGGACGAGGCGTCGTTCGAGTCGTTCCCCGCCTCCGATCCGGTCGCCATCGTCGAGGACCACAACGTGGCGCCCCCCGTCGAGGTCGACATCGACGGGCCCGCTCCGGACTACCCGTCGAACCCGACGAAGGTGACGATGCCCGGCGGCGACGATTTCACCGTCGACAACGGCCACGTGATCATCGCCGCGATCACCTCGTGCACCAACACCTCCAACCCGTCGGTGATGATCGGCGCGGCGCTGCTGGCCAAGAAGGCCGTGGAACGCGGGCTGACCAGCAAGCCGTGGGTGAAGACCACGCTGGCGCCGGGCTCGCGGGTGGTCACCGACTACTTCGAGCGCTCCGGCCTCACCCCGTACCTGGACAAGCTGGGGTTCAACCTGGTCGGCTACGGGTGCACCACCTGCATCGGCAACTCGGGTCCGCTGCTCGGGCCAGTCGCCGACGCCATCGATCAGGGCGATCTCAACGTGGCGGCGGTGCTCTCCGGCAACCGCAACTTCGAGGGCCGCATCCACCCGCAGTCCAGGATGAACTTCCTCGCGTCCCCGCCGCTCGTCGTCGCCTATGCGCTCGCGGGCAGCATGCTCGTGGACCTGACCTCGGATCCCCTCGGCACCGACAGCGACGGCGAGCCCGTGTACCTCCGGGACATCTGGCCGGACGAGGCCGAGGTGGAGAAGGTGATCTCCGAGTCCATCGAGGCCTCGATGTTCACCGACGGCTATTCGGACGTGTACGCCGGGGACGACAACTGGAAGAGCCTCCCGGAGGCGACGAGCGAGGTGTTCGAGTGGAAGGACGACTCCACGTACATCCGCAGGCCACCGTACTTCGACGGGATGGCCCGCGCGGCCGAGCCGGTACGCGACATCGCGGGGGCGCGCGTCCTGGCCAAGCTGGGCGACTCGGTCACCACCGACCACATCTCGCCCGCCGGCGCGATCCGGCGCGACGGCCCCGCCGGCTCGTACTTGCAGGAGCACGGCGTGGAGCCGCGGTCGTTCAACTCGTACGGTTCCCGGCGCGGCAACCACGAGGTGATGATCCGCGGCACCTTCGCCAACATCCGCCTGCGCAACGAGCTGGTGCCGGGCGTCGAGGGCGGCGTCACCCGCTATCTGCCCACCGGCGAGCAGATGAGCATCTTCGACGCGGCGGAGAAGTACGAGGCGGACGGCACGCCGCTCGTGGTGCTCGCGGGCGCCGAGTACGGCTCCGGCTCCTCGCGCGACTGGGCGGCCAAGGGCACGCTGCTGCTGGGGGTGCGGGCGGTGATCGCGCAGTCGTTCGAGCGCATCCACCGCTCCAACCTCATCGGGATGGGCGTCCTGCCCTTGGAGTTCCCGGAGGGCGAGTCGATCGAGAGCCTCGGGCTCACAGGTGAGGAGGAGTTCGCGATCACCGGCATCGAGGGCGCCGACTCCGGCGAATTCCCGCGCACCGTCACCGTCCGGGCAGGCGACACCGAGTTCATCGCGAAGGTGCGCATCGACACCCCCGCGGAGGCGTCGTACTACCGGCACGGCGGCATCCTCCAGTACGTGCTGCGGCAGTTGATGGAAGCCTGA
- a CDS encoding D-alanyl-D-alanine carboxypeptidase family protein, which produces MTVRGAGAARPGPRRRAAAALLCAGAVATAPAAATLLAGALPLAPAAAAEPAPAFTTPNTDDCPHRVSPPPPIDSSEVPEPGETAPPPLPVPDEPVGGPRLGECGAVQPAASPPLPEGISASGWVLADLNTGEVLAAKDPHGRHRPASTIKILLATLALQKLDLDTVLTATPEEANVEGSRVGIGAGGEYTVHKLLRGLMMNSGNDAAQVLADTMGGTDATTAAMNTLARHLGALDTRTPTPAGLDGPGMSTSAYDLALIFRDAMHDPVFADLISHGPIEFPGYPKTQDRIDQEHAAAQSRIAAGVEPIRVESTDAEAVTAALAEAAPDPATGLKPPVVGPDGAPVILTDNPGFAIANDNPLLSMYPGALGGKTGYTDDAGQTFIGAAERNGRRLVVTLLDGTRTPSDPWQQAAALLDYGFSLPTGASVGTLVEPGTVGQDGAVAAENASHSSGTDGAVTLAAPPQSAQPGSDDSAHGAGYYAAVTGIVAAAMLLAAGGIRLLRRRR; this is translated from the coding sequence ATGACCGTCCGCGGCGCCGGAGCGGCCCGCCCCGGCCCCCGCAGGCGTGCCGCTGCGGCGCTGTTGTGCGCCGGAGCGGTCGCCACCGCGCCCGCCGCGGCGACCCTCCTGGCGGGAGCGCTGCCTTTGGCACCCGCCGCGGCGGCGGAGCCGGCCCCCGCATTCACCACTCCGAACACCGACGACTGTCCCCACCGCGTGTCGCCACCGCCGCCCATCGACAGCTCCGAGGTCCCGGAACCGGGCGAGACCGCGCCGCCGCCGCTCCCCGTCCCCGACGAGCCCGTCGGCGGCCCGCGGCTCGGCGAGTGCGGCGCCGTGCAACCCGCTGCGTCGCCGCCGCTGCCGGAAGGGATCTCGGCGTCCGGGTGGGTGCTTGCCGACCTCAACACCGGCGAGGTCCTCGCCGCGAAGGACCCGCACGGCCGGCACCGTCCTGCCAGCACCATCAAGATCCTCCTGGCCACGCTGGCGCTGCAGAAGCTCGACCTGGACACCGTGCTGACCGCCACACCTGAAGAGGCGAACGTGGAGGGCAGCCGCGTCGGGATCGGCGCCGGCGGCGAGTACACCGTGCACAAGCTGCTGCGCGGGCTCATGATGAACTCCGGCAACGACGCCGCCCAGGTCCTCGCCGACACGATGGGTGGCACGGATGCCACCACCGCGGCCATGAACACGCTCGCCCGGCATCTGGGCGCACTGGACACCCGCACACCCACCCCCGCGGGGCTCGACGGACCGGGCATGTCGACCTCCGCGTACGACCTCGCCCTGATCTTCCGGGACGCGATGCACGATCCGGTCTTCGCAGACCTGATCTCGCACGGGCCCATCGAGTTCCCCGGCTATCCCAAGACGCAGGACCGGATCGACCAGGAACACGCCGCCGCGCAGAGCCGGATCGCGGCGGGCGTGGAACCGATCCGCGTGGAATCCACCGACGCGGAAGCGGTGACCGCCGCGCTGGCCGAGGCGGCACCCGATCCCGCCACCGGGCTGAAGCCTCCGGTCGTGGGCCCGGACGGCGCGCCCGTGATCCTGACGGACAACCCGGGCTTCGCCATCGCCAACGACAACCCGCTGCTGTCCATGTACCCGGGCGCACTCGGCGGCAAGACCGGCTACACCGACGACGCCGGCCAGACGTTCATCGGCGCGGCCGAGCGGAACGGACGGCGCCTGGTGGTGACGCTGCTCGACGGCACCCGCACGCCGTCCGATCCGTGGCAGCAGGCTGCCGCGCTGCTCGACTACGGTTTCAGCCTTCCGACGGGAGCATCGGTGGGCACGCTGGTCGAGCCCGGCACCGTGGGCCAGGACGGCGCGGTCGCGGCCGAGAACGCTTCGCACAGCTCCGGGACCGACGGGGCGGTGACGCTCGCGGCACCGCCGCAGAGCGCGCAGCCGGGCTCGGACGATTCCGCGCACGGGGCCGGCTACTACGCGGCCGTCACCGGCATCGTGGCCGCCGCGATGCTGCTCGCCGCGGGCGGGATCCGGCTTCTGCGCCGGCGGCGCTGA
- a CDS encoding tellurite resistance/C4-dicarboxylate transporter family protein, producing the protein MTDTDPEHLSPRAFLRRVDSAVSTLNPGYFALTMATGIVSVAIRIHGLDVLARVMAVICGVSWVLLTALTLIRIVRHRPAIRNDFKDPRRGFGYFTFTAGSGVLGTVLLAEEQQSLGIAMLVITAISWFLLGYIVPWTAVLHPSHRPTLPGANGTWFIWVVGGQSVAVLAATLEPTVSTFQDELGILAVFSWAVGCVLYAGVALLVAARLMLYPLGPEDAVPAYWISMGATAITVLAGSKVVLIGDHAAPMVRATRELAAGTSVIFWVFGTWLIPVLIAAGYWRHVVHRLPLRYDATLWSIIFPLGMYAVASYFLGSAPVDDLPLVQTIAEVEAWVALAAWAAVFLSMCVHLFRTLILGRIVPPQPERPYIIPEEPDPAP; encoded by the coding sequence GTGACCGACACCGACCCTGAGCATTTGTCGCCCCGCGCGTTCCTCCGGCGCGTCGACTCCGCCGTATCCACCCTGAACCCCGGTTACTTCGCGCTGACCATGGCGACGGGCATCGTGTCGGTGGCCATCCGGATCCATGGCCTGGACGTGCTGGCGCGGGTGATGGCGGTGATCTGCGGCGTCTCCTGGGTACTGCTCACCGCCCTGACGCTGATCCGGATAGTCCGGCACCGCCCCGCGATCCGCAACGACTTCAAGGACCCGCGGCGCGGCTTCGGCTACTTCACGTTCACCGCGGGGTCCGGAGTGCTGGGAACGGTGCTGCTGGCCGAGGAGCAGCAGTCGCTCGGTATCGCGATGCTGGTGATCACCGCCATCAGCTGGTTCCTGCTGGGGTACATCGTGCCGTGGACGGCCGTGCTGCACCCGTCGCACCGGCCCACCCTGCCCGGCGCGAACGGAACCTGGTTCATCTGGGTGGTCGGCGGCCAGTCCGTGGCGGTGCTCGCGGCCACCCTGGAGCCCACCGTAAGCACGTTCCAGGACGAGTTGGGAATCCTGGCCGTGTTCTCCTGGGCCGTCGGTTGCGTGCTCTACGCGGGCGTCGCGCTGCTGGTGGCGGCGCGGTTGATGCTCTACCCGCTGGGCCCCGAGGACGCGGTGCCAGCGTATTGGATCTCCATGGGCGCCACCGCCATCACCGTCCTGGCCGGGTCCAAGGTGGTGCTCATCGGCGACCACGCCGCGCCCATGGTGCGGGCCACCCGGGAGCTGGCGGCCGGGACGTCGGTGATCTTCTGGGTCTTCGGCACCTGGCTGATCCCCGTGTTGATCGCGGCCGGCTACTGGCGGCACGTGGTCCACCGGCTTCCCCTGCGGTACGACGCCACGCTGTGGAGCATCATCTTCCCTCTCGGCATGTATGCGGTGGCCAGCTACTTCCTCGGCTCGGCGCCCGTCGACGACCTGCCGCTGGTGCAGACGATCGCCGAGGTCGAGGCATGGGTGGCGCTCGCCGCGTGGGCGGCCGTCTTCCTCAGCATGTGCGTGCACCTGTTCCGCACGCTCATCCTGGGGCGGATCGTCCCGCCGCAGCCGGAGCGCCCGTACATCATCCCCGAAGAACCCGACCCCGCCCCGTGA
- a CDS encoding ESX secretion-associated protein EspG has protein sequence MKRTLTGEQFRYLWREAGGDVVKRPLQVLGSARTRSESASRTAELAAWWRYRPDPAALSAVRILRRPELWLEATTVDAAGRPLRGLVGVGAAYSTLVLQDPVPEPPGRAAEPGIGGARPAWSRERGGDCHIETGRVGGLVARLCAGLPHHPAGGGTVLTAALAAVAPGAPGGAGAPLSERATRSDPERIRSLGERPRRFEAHFQVTAPTGVAGERARAGLIWLVGDDGGHVFDGDGIGRSAGSAPAGAPGRTVRVRPCGRGALEAAVRSLLAGALEQSDRAGRD, from the coding sequence GTGAAGCGCACGCTCACCGGAGAGCAGTTCCGGTACCTGTGGCGGGAGGCCGGCGGCGACGTGGTCAAGCGACCGCTGCAGGTGCTGGGGTCCGCGCGCACGCGCAGCGAGTCCGCATCCCGGACCGCGGAGCTCGCCGCCTGGTGGCGGTACCGGCCGGACCCCGCGGCGCTCTCTGCCGTGCGCATTCTGCGGCGGCCGGAACTGTGGCTCGAGGCGACGACCGTGGACGCGGCCGGGCGGCCGCTGCGCGGGCTCGTCGGCGTCGGCGCGGCGTATTCGACGCTCGTACTGCAGGATCCGGTGCCGGAGCCTCCCGGGCGGGCCGCAGAACCGGGCATCGGCGGCGCGCGGCCGGCCTGGTCCCGGGAACGGGGCGGCGACTGCCACATTGAAACGGGCCGGGTCGGCGGGCTCGTCGCGCGGCTGTGCGCGGGGCTGCCGCACCATCCGGCGGGCGGGGGAACCGTGCTGACGGCCGCGTTGGCCGCCGTCGCCCCTGGGGCGCCGGGCGGCGCCGGAGCACCCCTGTCCGAGCGTGCGACCAGGTCCGACCCCGAGCGCATCCGCTCGCTGGGGGAGCGGCCACGCAGGTTCGAGGCGCACTTCCAGGTCACCGCGCCGACGGGCGTGGCGGGTGAGCGTGCGCGGGCCGGGCTGATCTGGCTCGTCGGCGATGACGGCGGTCATGTCTTCGACGGCGACGGGATCGGCCGCAGCGCAGGGTCGGCGCCCGCGGGAGCTCCGGGCAGGACTGTGCGGGTCCGGCCGTGCGGCCGCGGCGCGCTCGAGGCCGCGGTGCGCTCGCTCCTCGCCGGGGCGCTGGAGCAGTCGGATCGTGCGGGCAGGGACTAG
- a CDS encoding alpha/beta fold hydrolase, protein MSSNDPTPRPEPTHDRAPAPRRTDGAPAPYRHVGKGEPVLLIHPFLMTHEVWAEVVDLLAVDHEVLAVTLPGHWGGPDARWGRTGAKDMADAVELVLDECGWDTCHIVGNSLGGWIAFELEQRGRARSVTAIAPAGGWTTLSMPAVRLGAAFLALSPLMIVARPFASWAVGVRRIQKAAMSVVTAHPAAVPFDAAKRAMNAAIHSRALLPVLWSAVWDGGLTGLDSTTTPAQLVLCDKDRVIPWRVYARAFLDELPDTAGRLLLPDVGHVPMLEDPDLVARTVRGFIAELAAA, encoded by the coding sequence ATGAGCTCGAACGACCCGACCCCGCGGCCGGAGCCGACACACGACAGGGCGCCGGCGCCCCGACGCACGGACGGCGCGCCCGCCCCGTACCGGCACGTCGGCAAAGGCGAGCCGGTGCTGCTCATCCACCCGTTCCTCATGACGCACGAGGTGTGGGCCGAGGTCGTCGACCTGCTCGCCGTGGACCACGAGGTCCTGGCCGTGACGCTGCCCGGGCATTGGGGCGGGCCCGACGCACGCTGGGGCCGCACCGGCGCCAAGGACATGGCCGACGCGGTGGAGCTGGTGCTGGACGAGTGCGGCTGGGACACCTGCCACATCGTGGGCAACTCGCTGGGCGGCTGGATCGCCTTCGAGCTCGAACAACGCGGGCGGGCCCGCAGCGTGACGGCGATCGCCCCGGCCGGCGGTTGGACCACGCTGTCGATGCCCGCCGTGCGGCTGGGCGCGGCGTTCCTCGCGTTGTCGCCGCTGATGATCGTCGCCCGCCCGTTCGCCTCGTGGGCGGTGGGGGTGCGGCGGATCCAGAAGGCCGCGATGTCCGTGGTCACGGCGCACCCGGCGGCGGTGCCGTTCGACGCGGCCAAGCGCGCCATGAACGCGGCCATCCACTCGCGCGCGTTGCTGCCGGTGTTGTGGTCGGCGGTGTGGGACGGCGGACTCACCGGGCTGGACTCGACCACGACGCCCGCCCAGCTGGTGTTGTGCGACAAGGACCGGGTGATCCCGTGGCGGGTCTACGCCCGGGCGTTCCTCGACGAGTTGCCCGATACCGCCGGGCGCCTGCTGCTGCCCGATGTGGGGCACGTGCCGATGCTGGAGGACCCCGACCTGGTGGCCCGCACCGTGCGCGGGTTCATCGCCGAGCTGGCCGCGGCATGA
- a CDS encoding succinate dehydrogenase iron-sulfur subunit produces MADTAVITAPPKGDPELPKPAEGSVTVTLKIARFNPEDGKGAHWDSFEVPALPSDRLLNLLLYVKGYLDGSLTFRRSCAHGVCGSDAMRVNGVNRLACKLLMKDLLPKDGKPVTITIEPLKGLPCLKDLIVDMEPFFDAYRAVKPYLITSGNEPTRERVQSQADRARFDDTTKCILCACCTSSCPVYWNEGSYFGPAAIVNAHRFIFDSRDEGAAERLDILNDVDGVWRCRTTFNCTDACPRGIEVTKAIAEVKRALLFAR; encoded by the coding sequence ATGGCCGACACCGCTGTAATCACCGCGCCGCCGAAGGGCGACCCGGAGCTGCCGAAGCCCGCCGAGGGGTCGGTGACGGTCACCCTCAAGATCGCGCGCTTCAACCCCGAGGACGGCAAGGGCGCCCACTGGGACAGCTTCGAGGTGCCCGCTCTGCCCTCCGACCGGCTGCTCAACCTCCTTCTCTACGTGAAGGGCTACCTCGACGGATCGCTGACGTTCCGCCGTTCGTGCGCGCACGGCGTGTGCGGCTCGGACGCCATGCGTGTCAACGGCGTCAACAGGCTGGCCTGCAAGCTGCTGATGAAGGACCTGCTGCCCAAGGACGGCAAGCCGGTCACCATCACGATCGAGCCGCTCAAGGGGCTGCCGTGCCTCAAGGACCTGATCGTGGACATGGAGCCGTTCTTCGACGCCTACCGCGCGGTCAAGCCGTACCTGATCACCTCGGGTAACGAGCCCACCCGCGAGCGGGTCCAGTCGCAGGCCGACCGCGCCCGCTTCGACGACACCACCAAGTGCATCCTGTGTGCGTGCTGCACCAGCTCGTGCCCGGTGTACTGGAACGAGGGCAGCTACTTCGGCCCCGCCGCCATCGTCAACGCGCACCGGTTCATCTTCGACAGCCGCGACGAGGGCGCCGCCGAGCGTCTCGACATCCTCAACGACGTCGACGGCGTGTGGCGGTGCCGCACCACCTTCAACTGCACCGACGCATGCCCGCGCGGCATCGAGGTCACCAAGGCGATCGCCGAGGTCAAGCGCGCGCTGCTGTTCGCACGCTGA
- a CDS encoding cupin domain-containing protein, which yields MNKMSLVALTRELRTRAAGSERKVASSTVFGGHEKTLRQTLVVVAAGGELAEHESPGEATVQVLSGRITLDTAEDSWDGRTGDLLVVPPARHSVRAVEDASFLLTVAKN from the coding sequence ATGAACAAGATGTCGCTGGTGGCACTCACTCGTGAGCTGCGGACGAGGGCGGCGGGGAGCGAACGGAAGGTCGCGTCCTCCACCGTCTTCGGCGGGCACGAAAAGACCCTGCGGCAGACGCTCGTCGTCGTTGCGGCGGGCGGCGAGCTGGCCGAGCACGAAAGCCCCGGCGAGGCGACGGTGCAGGTGCTCTCGGGGCGGATCACCCTGGACACGGCCGAGGACTCGTGGGACGGCCGCACGGGCGACCTGCTCGTGGTCCCGCCGGCGCGCCACAGCGTTCGCGCGGTGGAGGACGCTTCCTTCCTGTTGACGGTCGCGAAGAATTGA